In a single window of the Acyrthosiphon pisum isolate AL4f chromosome X, pea_aphid_22Mar2018_4r6ur, whole genome shotgun sequence genome:
- the LOC103308498 gene encoding uncharacterized protein LOC103308498 translates to MALYLATGESFRSLAFAFRISNSYISIIVKETLAVLKQNLMPIFLPDRSGIWTKWNFPNCILAIDGKHVRIRCPNNYGSLFFNYKDYFSTVLLAMVDANYKFVAIDVGSYGREGDSGIFLKSTMGQQILNGVFKFPEDSALPGTDIIVPHVVLGDQAFRLHKHILRPFSQKSARGDNSKTVFNYRLSRARRVTENAFGLLSQTFRVYYQPINIAPTTVDDLIIVTCCLHNMLRDAYLENNGKAYYQFDQECSTQNNNMRSFSGEGGFINTEGVRVRDIFKDYFANLGAVPWQM, encoded by the exons ATGGCCTT aTATTTAGCAACCGGGGAATCTTTCCGTTCATTGGCATTTGCATTTCGTATATCCAACAGTTACATCAGTATAATCGTAAAAGAAACATTGGccgttttaaaacaaaatttaatgccAATTTTTTTACCAGATCGAAGTGGAATTTGGACGAAGTGGAACTTTCCTAATTGCATTCTTGCAATCGATGGAAAACACGTTAGAATTCGTTGTCCCAATAATTATGGTtccttgttttttaattacaaagattatttttcaactgtattATTGGCAATGGTTgacgcaaattacaaatttgtaGCAATCGATGTCGGGTCATATGGAAGAGAAGGAGACAgcggtatttttttaaaatctactaTGGGACAACAAATTTTAAACGGTGTATTCAAATTTCCTGAAGATAGTGCCCTTCCTGGTACTGATATAATAGTACCTCACGTTGTACTCGGAGATCAGGCATTTAGGttgcataaacatattttgagaCCGTTTTCTCAAAAATCAGCAAGGGGAGATAACAGCAAAACGGTTTTTAATTATAGACTTAGCCGCGCTAGAAGAGTAACCGAAAATGCTTTTGGGTTACTAAGTCAAACATTTAGAGTGTATTATCAGCCAATCAATATTGCTCCAACAACGGttgatgatttaattattgtgacATGTTGTTTACACAATATGTTGCGGGACGCATACTTGGAAAATAACGGAAAAGCATACTATCAATTTGATCAGGAAtgttcaactcaaaataataacatgagGTCATTTTCTGGAGAAGGTGGATTTATAAATACGGAAGGAGTTAGAGTAAgagatatttttaaagattattttgcAAATTTAGGAGCTGTACCATggcaaatgtaa